In a genomic window of Paramecium tetraurelia macronuclear, complete genome:
- a CDS encoding Debranching enzyme: MYQVEGINIAVEGCFHGNFDEIFAEVVEFEKKKQIKIDLLLVCGDVQTMRNKNDMYNMACPKKYLQMGSFHKYYTGERIAPCLTIFIGGNHEASNYLREMHFGGWVCPNIYYLGSSNVIEVKKGKTTFKLGGNSGIFNNSDFYISKLENFPFEQDQLHSVYHIKQFDLYKLCMYEGDVTMFLSHDWPLNIEKHGNTNDLIRRKKHFEADIVEGKFGSISHLHLLNKLQPNFWFAGHMHVKFEAQVNHQSKKQTKFLALDKCLPGREFLSFFTYTKEGLDVYNEFASNNEPVELYYDPEWLAIMKTTYNLQLIWDKMPKLFECNYAQKELKLIRWEKYQQMLQAKQEVLNKYKNQRIKIPNNFQITATPHHKNDHTNRLTFPNKVIMNNQMSDYLKLIGETGLELNGFLFYDPQQPRKQEQSSQFQVINRIESQQNKKKVKQEILNQLEQSQNQQKKDGNLSAQDFPFLQ; the protein is encoded by the exons atgtATTAAGTTGAAGGAATTAATATAGCAGTTGAAGGTTGCTTTCATGGCAATTTTGATGAGATATTTGCTGAAGTTGTAGAGTTcgagaaaaaaaaataaattaaaattgatttattactCGTTTGTGGAGATGTTCAAACtatgagaaataaaaatgatatgtATAACATGGCATGTcctaagaaatatttataaatgggTTCATTTCACAAATACTATACAGGTGAAAGAATAGCTCCTTgtttaacaatatttattgGAGGAAATCATGAGgcatctaattatttgagaGAAAT gcATTTTGGAGGCTGGGTTTGTCCAAATATCTATTACTTGGGGAGTTCAAATGTAATCGAAGTGAAAAAAGGGAAAACTACATTTAAATTAGGAGGAAACTCAGGGATATTTAACAATTcagatttttatatttctaaattagaaaatttccCATTCGAATAAGACTAATTACATTCGGTATATCacatcaaataatttgatttatataaattatgtatGTATGAAGGAGATGTAACTATGTTTTTATCTCATGATTGGCcattaa ATATTGAAAAACATGGGAATACCAATGATTTGATTCGTAGAAAAAAACATTTTGAAGCAGATATTGTTGAAGGAAAATTTGGTAGCATTTCGCATctccatttattaaataagctTTAGCCTAACTTTTGGTTTGCTGGTCACATGCATGTAAAATTTGAGGCTCAAGTAAATcatcaatcaaaaaaataaacaaa atttttagCTCTGGATAAATGTCTACCAGGAAGAGAATTTCTATCATTCTTTACATATACAAAAGAAGGGCTAGATGTGTATAATGAATTTGCTTCCAATAATGAACCAgttgaattatattatgacCCTGAATGGCTGGCAATCATGAAAACTActtacaatttataattgatatggGATAAAATGcctaaattatttgaatgcaATTATGCATAAAAAGA attaaaattaataaggtGGGAAAAGTACTAGTAAATGTTATAAGCAAAATAAgaagtattaaataaatataaaaatcaacGAATTAAAATAccaaataatttctaaataacaGCTACTCCTCATCATAAAAATGATCACACAAATAGGTTAACCTTCCCcaataaagtaattatgaATAACCAGATGAgtgattatttgaaattgatcGGTGAAACAGGTTTAGAATTAAAtggatttctattttatgatCCTCAATAACCACGAAAACAAGAATAGTCCAGTTAGTTTTAAGTAATCAATAGAATAGAAAGtcaatagaataaaaagaaagttaaataagaaattctaaACCAGTTGGAGCAATCATAGaactaataaaaaaaggatGGTAATTTGAGTGCATAAgattttccatttttataatga